In the genome of Lathyrus oleraceus cultivar Zhongwan6 chromosome 4, CAAS_Psat_ZW6_1.0, whole genome shotgun sequence, the window agcgaagcgcaatcgcacgctcgcaatgatggactgaacagagtcgccaccgaactttatttattcctaaaaaggaaaggggaaatatcgataaaacccaagacaaaacgacaatgattatggtcgtcgcaaccaaatcagggttcgggagtcggttacgcaaggggaaggtgttagcacccctcacgtccgttgtactcaatgggaaccgttaggttagttgtgtgcattaatgttagtttgaaatgttaggctcttcaagttattaggtggaaaagaaagaatagaagagaggagaatgtttttggatttttgacgaagaactaaacctaagttttttattagtgggtctgacaagatttacaaatcctgctcctacgtatctcaaaagagaaatcaaggcttacgtagttctgggtagaaaaatgtttgtttgttggtcgattttagcgaaagctactttgtgtcaaatcgacgaaaacattgttggactatccaaaacaggtggaaaaatattgccttgcattgttttgaaatAAAGTACCTTTCATTTGAGAAAAGGTTTAAGAGGtcaatcgcacgacggcgagaaaagaaattgattggtttgatgtgttttgaataatggcgagaacttggatgagcgagatatccatctcgaatcctagtctcaggagtgtgtggtatccaccacgttccacttccatcttactggcaaaaatgtttaataaagattaagtgttttgaatttgattgagaaagggtttgacgaaaccgcattgacaattttaaatgatggtgagagctaagataggcgaggcatccacctcgaatcttattctcaggagtgcacggtatccaccatgttccacttctatctttattgaaaaagatcttaaatatgaattaatattttttgagtttttattatgaaaaatggcttgacgttggatcaagcatttgatgacggtttgaaagaaatggaatagaatgggaggaagaaatggattgatttgtttattgagaaaatactcgacgttggatcgagtcattatttttgatcttttggaaatggttgattttattcttgtgttagtagctaactaaacagtcaagcaataaagaaataaaacagtaaaattattacacatcgggggagtggggtacattttgtcaaatggggattcaaagtactggaataattaaatccggcccaaacaacaaataatgcaatgtatgagtgtaagtgcaagagaactgtctcattgtaagaaggcccaagagtaagccatgtgaagaaaataaataacacaacaagttatatttacaaaaacactcaaaaattaaattgaaagaaacaacatcgggacgtacacggataaaaatcgggatgcgaggatgcgaatcaaagtcgCATAACGCAATGACGTGCAAGACAGATGGAAATTGAAAAAGCAAACAAGAAATctagataatgtgctcaaagccggtttgcacatattAACAACAATCGAACATATGTGATTAATCAAAATGCGGCGAAATACCATCAATGtatcgataaaaataatcatggataaacaacatgggaattgttgaatccataaattaaaatcgatgtttaacaattaaaataaaataaaggggGTAAACATTATGAGGGGAttaaaacaaaatgtgaaataGAAATTAAAGTGTTGCAAAAATCAAATATGGCACACATGGGAATTGAACCCAAGACTAGGAGCTTGCCAAACCATCCCTTTTACCAACTCCGCCGGATAGGCATCCTTGTCATATAATCTCAAGCGCTAATACATAACATAAAAAACGCACCAAGCCTTTTAAATAAAACACAAAGTTGAAAACAGTAGCAGAACTTAAACGAATTCATCTTAACGCACAAAGATCCTTTTTCTTTCCATTTTGAACATCAAAAATTTAAAGCAAGACAAACAAACAAATGGAAGCTTCAAGGAAGCTAAAATGGAGAAATGAAAATAGAAACTCGAAAAAGAAACTAACCGGTTACGGCGAGATTGACCAGCTATTAGACAGGTAACCCTTCCAAATCCGTTCTTCGCCTCTCTTCTTAGGATTCCTTGCTTCCGCCTCCTTGCCGACGAAATAAATTTCTAGGGATTTTTGGCTCTTTTTCGTATTGAAATTTTTAAGGTTTTCTCTTTTTGAACAGTGGTCGTTCCTCTCCTAAAATTAGGGTTCTCTGTGAATAGTGATTGCTTTTTTTATATATGACTCCTCTCCTCTCTGCTGTGTTGTTGTGTTTCCTCAGAGTAGTGGGAAATGTCTGTACGGAAGACGTTTGGAATTTTGTCCTTATTCTAGCTTGTGGTCCCTCTCCTCACGTTAACCTTTGTGTTAGTAACAATTGCATTTACCactatgaatttttgaaaatgtttaaTTGCACCTCAACTAACTCTGTGCTAAACCAATGTTGCAGGGCCTGTTCGGGCACGATATTGTTAACTTGGCTTCACTACGGTAGCCTTGCCGAATTGAAATTGGTTCGCTGGAATGGCCTTGGTGAGCTGGATTTTGAATTGAGTTTGCTTCAGTTCTGGTTGAGCTGCGAATGAGACCCAAGAAGTCTCTCAATGCTCCTCCACTGCCATCATGGAGGGTTTTGTGGAGATGATTGAAACTCAAATTCAAAGCTATCTGTAAGTTCCTGATGTGACCGATCTCAGGAGGAATAGTTCCAGTTAAATAATTACTCCCCAATCGTAATTCAAGGAGTTTTCAACAACTTCCAATTTCATGAGGGATCTCTCCTCTTATGGAATTCAGATTCAATAACAAGTACTGCAATCGAGAAATATTGCATCTTTCATTCGGCATCGTCCCGTTGAATCTGTTGTTGCTTATATCAAGCTTGTTGAGACTTTTACAACTGAGCATTGGTTTTGGAATATCACCAAATAGGCCATTTCCAGACAAAATCAATTCTAGAAAGATTATTATTATCGGCTTCGAGATATGTCAGGCTACTAAGATTTCCAATGGTCTTTTGTAGCTCAAACCGCTTGAATACACCTGTGTGAAGCCAATGTTCAGGGGGACAACGAGTTAAACAAAAGATTTTAACTCTCTGCCGAAGCTTTTGTCGTGTTGGTTTCCTTAAGGGAACTGGAAATGAAAGGGAAACACTTGTTGGTGCTGACAAATTCTGTGCAAGTATTACAGAAGGATTTCTTGGTGGCCCAACGTGACCAAAAGGAGTTGTTTGAGTCCATTGTGAATGTTGTAAGATTTGTGTTGGTGGTGGTGCTTGCATAAAAAACTGTTGATTTGGGATGATTGGGTGGAATCCGGTAATAGGTGTAGGTTGAGCACCAAAAGCTGAAATCATATTTGAAGGGATCATTGTCTGTGATGGAAAATGGGGAGTTCTAGCAAGGTGTTGTCTGTTTCGTCGTATCGCTCATTCTCAGGTGGCGGAAAGAGCTATGTGCTTGTGGAGTGATTACCATACTGTGAACTTAATAAAACAAAACTGCAAAGTGATACTTCCCATCATCTTTCATGAGTTTGTATGTAGTGACAAACACTAAGAGGCACCCATAATGGCATCTACTTTAGCTCACCAGTGTCCTTCTAATCCATGGTATTCATTGCAACACACCAATATACAGATGCATGAACAATAAACCAGCAGGCTCCAGATGATTTCAAGAGTATGCTAGCAAGAAATTCAGCAGGAAAGTTACTGGAAAACAATTGAAGGATCcatctgaaggagaattgcgatccaaaacgcaacgaaaattaaaattttctcctttagagatccttacgaatggtcatgatcagtgatagaatatttacctcttgtgacgattgaaacctttggtgcagatctcttgtgacgatcaaaacctttgatgcagatccacagagcgatcacgaacgttgaacgatgacaacgtctctactcaatccacacgaacggattccttcaatctcagtgctggctggtacgaatgaaggctttgagtgagagagagagagagagagagagagagagagagagagagagagagagaaaacgaaaataatgcaaccgccattaatgcttctgcacaagggttctatttatagaaccacttgtgtgggcttcaagctaaaagcccacttaagtgtattttggcccatatcttataatatgcccaaaatcacttaagcccatggtaccttaccatatttcgtattctactcaagtacaccgtaccttacgatgttttataattcacttaagggcaccgtaccttacggtattccttagttactctatctctcatcaatccgtcctttgtgtgtgaccctgtaggttttcgtgacattggcaattatattaaatcacgcatttaacataataaacagtgagtggtatctagcaacacatcactgctacccaagacacgaaaatgtcatgtgatctgacaaaaccttctgtgataatacttatgtgtataattacccttttgcccttatgtctatattgaacacaaggcatagaccatgtcatccttgtccagttcaatattgggcccatagacatttatcctgttatgcaggatgggcaaattccatctaggtcactcatgtccctcagcatgcttcgtggagtacccatcaactgtctttatggttatccagttacggacaacgtttgattagcaataaagcactcgactctacatctagggtccatagtggtttcaggtcgaagagtggtatacaccattatcaccatgagaataacttatgacactttgcataactttctatatagtattctcatagcgggtctatccggtataaatattactcttaatattcatacctatgtttaagacttgataactctttatccatgatccatgagatgtgatcatcagtctacaaacataatagtcttaatgttttaatgttatcccacttcacactaaagctcgactacggatactttaagaatagtgtccttatgtttaatgtgctctcatgattaagtcacacttaatacattaaacggactatctattccagggactttattaatcaaccataataaagaaaatgccttttattattaataaataattcgatacaagtaccaaaagtattggcctctaggactTACACCAACACCATCCACATGTACATAGTAGGAAATTCCAAAACGACAGCCGGCAATGCAAAGGCCTCCAAAAGCTAACCTCTAAAACAAACTTGCAGCTCGAACAGCGAAACAGAAATACGAACTTCCAAAATACAGCAAGCAACCACCACCAAAAGCTGCAGAGCAAACAACAGCGGCATGATGTCTACACGATGCAAACGCGGCTACCACCGTTGCAAGACAAAGCTGCCATTGAAAGAACCAGCTGAGACATGCCAAAACTACAGTAGAAACAGCAGTAGCAGCACCTCAACTTATTTCCATGCTTTAAAGAACCAATAGTGGCCTCATGTGCTTTAAGAAGAACCTCATAAGCCTTACTTTGAATAGGGTCTGCATCAATCAAGAAGGTCCTAGCTATATTTGAGCAGTAGCTCTTGTACTGGGCACCGACAGCACATATAATTACACTGGCAGAGTCGTAGTAAAGTGCCTCGTCGTTGCTGACAGCACTAGGCCTAAGATCAAACTTCCCCCCACTCTGAAAAATTGGAGGGTAACATTATCTGCCTTCAGTTTACAGTTGACTTTTGAAGGCTCCAGTATAACTTTCTCAGTCTCCTCCATCAATGTGGAATGTAAAATTTTCTTCTCTTCATCAATTACATTCTCAAGCTTTGAAACTACAAAGTTCTTCATCACACTGGTTGTGAGGTATGCGGCTCTCTTGATGGATGTAATTTCTTCATTACTTTTTGCAGAAAACCCATTTGCCACATCACTCAGATTAAATTTTGAACTTTTTAATTTTTCAGCCCATGCTTCAAGCAATTTCCCTTCAAGTTCCTCCCTAGCTATGTGTCCAACAGTGGATGAATCATGGCCATCAGACTTTGACTGAACACGGATGGCCCGGACAATAGCATCCATAAGAGAAGCTCCATCGTCATTTTTAGGCTTGACATGCAATACAATCTCCACACCAACTGACTTTTTGGCAGATTTTTTGACAGATTCGATAATAGATGCCTTCTTTTGGCTGCACAATACATGGATCTGCGCCTTTGTGAAGACCATTATTGTTTCCGGGAACTCAAATCCAAGGAGCCACGAGAATAGAGCAGTAGATTTCAGGTATCTTAGATCTTCTGAAGGTGGAGGACATGCAACAGCAACTGCATCAGAAGAGCCCCAGATATCTGCTCTGTGTTCATAACTAGAGAAAGCACCATGGGAACATGCAAGACCCTCCAACCGTATCGGGAACTTAACATCACAGGAGCCAACAATGTTCTGGATCTTGAAATCCTTAAATTTGGCCGGGAAACCAAGTTTTTGGATGATACGCGCATACTT includes:
- the LOC127074014 gene encoding FACT complex subunit SPT16; the protein is MWVIFQQIKDYPRIMGLRITWILNNCLQIFLVICWVLWLLKALLVAVTTLSQARNAEYNPKRFAAVIMRIREPKTTALIFASGKMVYTGAKGEQQSKLAARKYARIIQKLGFPAKFKDFKIQNIVGSCDVKFPIRLEGLACSHGAFSSYEHRADIWGSSDAVAVACPPPSEDLRYLKSTALFSWLLGFEFPETIMVFTKAQIHVLCSQKKASIIESVKKSAKKSVGVEIVLHVKPKNDDGASLMDAIVRAIRVQSKSDGHDSSTVGHIAREELEGKLLEAWAEKLKSSKFNLSDVANGFSAKSNEEITSIKRAAYLTTSVMKNFVVSKLENVIDEEKKILHSTLMEETEKVILEPSKVNCKLKADNVTLQFFRVGGSLILGLVLSATTRHFTTTLPV